The Mesotoga sp. BH458_6_3_2_1 genome window below encodes:
- a CDS encoding helix-turn-helix domain-containing protein, whose protein sequence is MKEIRDRKRITEYLSRFKLAGFFEEEVNKLFTLHNFERGEDIFTVDERPEYLYFLVKGKVKISILLRNGNRVLLRFCVPLSLLGDLEIANEFTVKTSVSAVSESELLALRLSQVRENLMTNPAVLRLIIRELSFKLYHNAVVKTLTSSAPLKTRIASYLLLMTSNERNEKMLDELETESQAEIAELLGASYRHVNRVLNELDREGILRVSRSQIRIVDYDKLKNLASDLYG, encoded by the coding sequence ATGAAAGAAATAAGAGACAGAAAGCGAATAACGGAATACTTGTCGAGATTCAAACTGGCCGGGTTTTTCGAGGAGGAGGTCAATAAACTTTTCACCTTGCACAACTTCGAAAGAGGCGAAGACATTTTCACCGTAGACGAGCGACCTGAGTATCTGTACTTTCTTGTGAAAGGCAAGGTTAAGATCTCGATTCTCTTGAGAAATGGCAACAGAGTATTGCTTAGGTTCTGCGTTCCCCTTTCTTTGCTCGGAGACCTGGAAATAGCCAATGAATTCACCGTCAAGACTTCGGTTTCGGCAGTCTCTGAATCTGAACTTCTGGCTCTCAGGCTTTCTCAGGTAAGAGAGAATCTGATGACCAATCCCGCCGTCCTGAGACTGATCATTCGTGAACTGTCTTTCAAGCTTTATCACAATGCCGTCGTGAAGACCTTGACTTCTTCCGCACCCCTAAAGACTAGAATCGCATCTTACCTTCTGCTGATGACCTCAAATGAAAGGAATGAAAAAATGCTGGATGAACTGGAAACTGAAAGTCAAGCTGAGATCGCCGAGCTTTTGGGGGCTAGCTACCGCCATGTAAACAGGGTTTTGAACGAACTGGACAGAGAAGGAATACTTAGAGTCAGTAGATCACAGATTAGAATAGTCGATTACGACA
- a CDS encoding CBS domain-containing protein, with translation MDNSERFMQAFRSIEGYLSRFNEDYRIDGFSRSLRDLSKRDKVLRSFLDMLLEYAELRNAIVHTLTSDAKPIAEPHDEVVQDIERIARMLNNPPKVTSVFGYEKVATIDIKESLEKALTIIAEKSYSQIPVYDGDEFIGILTTNAVARWMAGVDNEERANIRKTRVRDVMKYAEEDEAVEFVSRKSTLFDIVDSFGEFSALGKRLEAILVTENGRRSETPLQIITIWDVPTMSAVLRK, from the coding sequence ATGGATAATTCAGAGAGATTTATGCAGGCCTTCAGATCAATAGAAGGATACTTGAGCAGATTTAACGAGGATTATCGGATAGATGGATTCTCACGATCCTTGAGAGACTTATCGAAGAGAGACAAGGTCCTGAGAAGCTTTCTCGACATGCTACTTGAATATGCCGAGTTACGCAACGCGATAGTGCACACCCTAACAAGCGATGCCAAACCTATCGCAGAGCCCCACGACGAAGTAGTCCAAGACATAGAGAGGATTGCGCGGATGCTAAACAATCCGCCAAAGGTAACTTCAGTATTTGGATACGAGAAAGTAGCGACGATAGATATAAAAGAGAGCCTGGAGAAGGCGCTTACAATCATCGCGGAGAAGTCATATTCTCAGATTCCAGTCTATGATGGTGATGAATTCATAGGTATTCTAACGACAAATGCAGTCGCCAGATGGATGGCAGGTGTAGATAATGAAGAAAGGGCAAACATAAGAAAAACGCGGGTACGTGATGTAATGAAATATGCCGAAGAAGACGAGGCAGTGGAATTCGTAAGCAGAAAGTCAACCCTCTTCGACATTGTTGACTCATTTGGCGAATTCAGCGCTCTTGGAAAAAGACTCGAGGCTATACTTGTGACCGAAAACGGACGAAGAAGCGAGACTCCACTGCAGATAATCACCATCTGGGATGTACCGACGATGTCCGCCGTTCTACGAAAGTAG
- a CDS encoding succinylglutamate desuccinylase/aspartoacylase family protein produces MRKILIIFMLVLVASFSMANFFRPDIRAGYGVTSTGWLSDYFEPLKGTNMDTPVYYMDSGVPGPTFLLMGGTHPMEIAGTVAATIFIETALVKSGRIIVLPFGNSSAASIGTVFYPNQPDHFLQIESKTGPRFLVYGDRNTDIEDQGVPDPDVYIHYQSGQELPGYESRNLNRNFPGRPDGTPTEKLAFAIIELIRTEKVDFNLDMHESDTPDNYSIVDGNKVQGGRLAYMLVCHQRGLEIGAYATMEIEFNYGVSLNLEESDIRFKGLSHREIGDATESISFLVESPNPGFDYTWRENADVLYDEKYPLKHRVGLHLATVEALINGYNMFMGTELTYTDVPTYSDLMENGFEAYLN; encoded by the coding sequence ATGAGAAAGATTCTTATCATCTTTATGCTGGTTCTCGTTGCGTCATTTTCGATGGCAAATTTTTTCAGGCCTGATATTCGCGCAGGTTACGGCGTAACGAGCACGGGATGGCTTTCGGATTACTTCGAACCTCTCAAGGGAACGAACATGGATACTCCCGTCTACTACATGGACAGCGGAGTGCCCGGGCCTACTTTTCTGCTTATGGGTGGTACTCATCCAATGGAAATCGCAGGAACCGTAGCTGCGACAATATTCATTGAAACCGCTTTGGTAAAGAGCGGCAGGATAATTGTTCTGCCTTTTGGCAACAGCAGCGCGGCTTCGATAGGAACCGTATTCTACCCAAACCAGCCGGACCACTTCCTGCAAATCGAATCGAAGACGGGGCCTCGTTTCCTTGTATATGGAGATAGAAACACCGACATCGAAGATCAGGGTGTTCCCGATCCAGATGTCTACATCCATTATCAATCGGGACAGGAACTTCCGGGGTATGAGTCGAGAAATCTAAATAGAAACTTCCCCGGTCGACCCGACGGAACCCCCACCGAAAAGCTGGCCTTCGCAATAATTGAACTGATAAGAACCGAGAAGGTCGATTTCAACCTCGACATGCATGAGAGCGATACTCCAGACAACTACAGCATTGTTGACGGAAATAAGGTTCAGGGAGGCAGACTGGCATACATGCTTGTCTGTCACCAGCGCGGGCTCGAGATTGGCGCATACGCCACGATGGAAATAGAATTCAACTACGGGGTCTCGTTGAACCTCGAAGAGTCCGATATACGATTCAAGGGCCTTAGCCATAGAGAAATCGGAGACGCCACAGAAAGTATTTCATTCCTTGTTGAATCTCCTAATCCCGGTTTCGATTACACGTGGCGAGAAAACGCCGATGTGCTCTACGATGAGAAGTATCCTCTCAAACACCGGGTCGGCCTGCATCTGGCTACAGTCGAAGCGCTGATCAACGGTTACAACATGTTCATGGGCACGGAGCTCACCTACACAGATGTTCCGACGTACTCAGACCTGATGGAAAACGGCTTCGAAGCTTATTTGAACTAG
- the aroA gene encoding 3-phosphoshikimate 1-carboxyvinyltransferase, which produces MKMIAFASRHNLSGRLSVPGSKSHTIRAVLIATMANGLSTIKNPLPSEDCLSATRAARAFGSDVKIEKGVWTIQSSQDGLKVPDDVIDCGNSGTTYYFATAISGTLNDYVVLTGDYQIRRRPVGKLLEAMRDLGAFAVTTRINSNAAPVIIKGPMKAGTIVFGGKMSQYISGMLLASARINGKTRIEVQKAIERPYLQMTVDWMTEHGIKIEYDEKNYSFFEVEGPQEYRTVETSIPSDWESVAFPLVAALVTDSEIVIEDLDLSGSQGDSVIVDILKEMGGDVTLDGATNSLKARGGNRLRGITIDCSDIPDALPILSVAACFAEGDTVLTGIESIRVKETDRVEVMKRELSKMGASIEDTDHEMTIHGGKKLTGAKVESHDDHRVAMSLAVAGLFSDGVAEIGNAECVSVSFPGFYELMNGVGAGFETE; this is translated from the coding sequence ATGAAAATGATAGCCTTTGCTTCCAGGCATAACCTCTCAGGGAGGCTCTCCGTACCCGGTTCAAAGAGCCACACAATAAGAGCGGTCCTCATCGCCACAATGGCAAACGGGCTCTCAACCATAAAGAACCCTCTTCCCAGTGAAGACTGCCTTTCGGCGACAAGAGCAGCAAGGGCTTTTGGATCGGATGTGAAGATCGAAAAGGGAGTGTGGACGATCCAGAGCTCTCAGGATGGTTTGAAAGTTCCCGACGATGTGATCGACTGCGGCAATTCCGGGACGACCTATTACTTCGCCACGGCGATCTCCGGAACTCTGAACGATTACGTCGTTTTGACGGGTGATTACCAGATACGTAGGAGGCCCGTGGGAAAGCTGTTGGAGGCGATGAGAGATCTGGGAGCCTTCGCCGTCACCACGAGGATAAACAGCAATGCAGCTCCTGTAATAATAAAAGGCCCAATGAAGGCCGGCACGATCGTCTTTGGCGGAAAGATGTCCCAATACATTTCCGGGATGCTTCTGGCCTCCGCGAGAATAAATGGCAAAACAAGAATCGAAGTCCAAAAAGCCATAGAGAGACCTTATCTCCAAATGACTGTGGACTGGATGACCGAACACGGAATAAAAATCGAATACGACGAGAAGAACTACAGCTTCTTCGAAGTGGAAGGCCCCCAGGAATACAGAACAGTCGAAACCTCAATACCAAGCGACTGGGAATCCGTTGCATTCCCACTCGTAGCGGCGCTGGTTACCGATTCCGAGATTGTGATAGAGGATCTAGATCTGTCCGGAAGCCAGGGAGACTCTGTAATCGTAGATATCCTGAAGGAGATGGGTGGAGACGTAACTCTCGACGGGGCTACTAACTCTCTAAAGGCCAGGGGGGGAAACAGACTCAGGGGAATCACCATAGACTGTTCCGACATTCCCGATGCTCTGCCCATTCTCTCAGTTGCCGCCTGCTTCGCAGAGGGAGATACCGTATTGACCGGAATAGAAAGCATAAGAGTGAAAGAAACCGACAGAGTCGAGGTAATGAAGAGGGAGCTCTCGAAAATGGGAGCGTCGATCGAGGATACTGATCATGAAATGACTATCCATGGCGGCAAGAAACTAACTGGAGCGAAGGTCGAAAGCCACGACGACCACAGAGTGGCTATGTCCCTCGCAGTCGCCGGGCTCTTCTCGGACGGGGTTGCGGAGATCGGCAACGCCGAATGCGTCTCGGTCTCCTTCCCGGGCTTCTATGAACTTATGAACGGCGTTGGAGCTGGATTCGAGACTGAATAG
- a CDS encoding tripartite tricarboxylate transporter permease translates to MIEQILAAIDLRFIFLVFVGAFAGLIVGAMPGLSVTMATAILVSVTFTWAVNDAMALMMGVYVVGVFSGAISAILINIPGAPGSVATTLDGFPMTMKGQAKKALRVATFYSFFGTMFGLIMLALLAKPVTKIALQFSPMDYFLLALFGLTTVGSLTSKNFLKGLISAALGVIISLIGIDPIMGTPRFTFGSMRLQAGISLIAALIGLFGFSEILIQIGQRSLEPIAGKLGKEKVSFRELTRHIPLSIQASLIGTFIGALPGTGGPVAALIAYDQAKKTVRKPEVPFGEGAIEGIVASESANNACIGGALIPMLTLAVPGDAVTAVLLSAMYVHGLRPGPLLFTQTPDLFYVILAAGIIGSLSIIALGIGVAPLMARMVLIPKKILLPVVAILCIIGAYAINSSVFDVLIMAIFGLIGFVMRRKGYSVAPMVLGIVLGSLMDSNFRRAVSLASAGDNLIISMISRPISLILIAFILISLFSNFKFVKTGLRKLFSRRSGKGQEE, encoded by the coding sequence ATGATTGAACAGATACTTGCTGCGATAGATCTCAGGTTCATTTTCCTGGTATTTGTTGGTGCCTTTGCCGGGCTTATCGTTGGAGCAATGCCGGGGCTTTCCGTCACAATGGCCACCGCAATTCTGGTTTCGGTAACTTTTACATGGGCTGTCAACGATGCGATGGCCCTCATGATGGGAGTGTATGTCGTCGGAGTCTTCTCCGGGGCGATATCGGCCATACTGATCAACATCCCCGGTGCTCCCGGTTCTGTCGCAACTACTCTTGATGGCTTTCCCATGACCATGAAGGGGCAAGCAAAAAAGGCTTTGCGGGTAGCCACTTTCTACTCGTTTTTTGGGACAATGTTCGGTCTGATCATGCTAGCCTTGCTCGCAAAACCAGTTACAAAGATAGCCCTACAGTTCTCGCCCATGGATTACTTCCTACTTGCTCTGTTCGGCCTTACAACTGTCGGATCCTTGACTTCAAAGAACTTCCTCAAAGGATTGATCAGTGCGGCCTTGGGAGTCATCATAAGCTTGATCGGAATCGATCCGATTATGGGTACACCTAGATTCACATTCGGCTCGATGAGGCTTCAGGCAGGTATCTCTCTAATAGCTGCACTGATTGGACTCTTTGGCTTCTCGGAGATCCTGATTCAGATAGGGCAGCGCTCACTCGAACCGATAGCCGGAAAACTGGGAAAGGAGAAAGTTAGTTTCAGAGAGCTGACGAGGCACATTCCACTTTCGATTCAAGCGTCTTTGATTGGAACATTTATAGGTGCATTACCAGGAACGGGCGGCCCCGTTGCCGCTCTTATCGCTTATGATCAGGCGAAAAAGACGGTCAGAAAACCTGAAGTTCCGTTTGGCGAGGGGGCAATCGAAGGGATAGTTGCCAGTGAGTCTGCAAACAACGCCTGTATAGGTGGAGCACTCATACCTATGCTGACACTTGCCGTCCCTGGAGATGCGGTTACCGCCGTTCTCTTGTCTGCAATGTACGTTCATGGTTTGAGGCCCGGACCCCTGCTTTTCACGCAGACTCCTGACCTCTTCTACGTAATACTGGCTGCTGGAATAATTGGATCTCTATCGATAATTGCTCTCGGAATCGGTGTGGCACCTCTAATGGCAAGAATGGTGCTGATTCCGAAGAAGATCCTGCTTCCAGTGGTTGCAATCTTGTGTATAATCGGTGCTTATGCGATAAATTCAAGTGTTTTCGATGTTCTAATTATGGCCATCTTTGGTCTGATTGGATTCGTTATGAGAAGGAAGGGATACTCGGTGGCTCCCATGGTGCTCGGTATAGTGCTGGGATCGCTGATGGATTCCAATTTTAGAAGAGCGGTTTCACTGGCCTCAGCCGGTGATAATCTGATTATCTCCATGATCTCCAGACCGATCAGTCTCATACTGATAGCCTTCATACTAATATCGCTGTTTTCAAATTTCAAGTTTGTCAAGACCGGATTGAGGAAGCTTTTCTCCAGAAGGTCTGGCAAAGGACAGGAGGAATGA
- a CDS encoding tripartite tricarboxylate transporter TctB family protein, with translation MKEKTSGSLNFQILEGAFFAVIAVFIIVVSAGMNPYGSWSLAPGLFPLIMGVILLVLAISLIFQAVRSKSFKSGGFDKVDWLRITISMALTFIYVWLLPMIGFIAISIPYLALMLLLLGEKRWWLLGIISVGTTLSLYYAFGVLLSVYLP, from the coding sequence ATGAAAGAGAAAACGAGCGGTAGTCTAAATTTTCAGATACTCGAGGGGGCTTTCTTTGCAGTAATCGCCGTCTTCATAATTGTAGTATCGGCGGGAATGAACCCTTACGGTTCCTGGTCGCTTGCGCCCGGTCTCTTCCCATTGATCATGGGAGTAATACTTCTTGTGCTTGCGATATCTCTGATATTCCAGGCGGTAAGAAGCAAGAGTTTCAAATCGGGTGGTTTTGATAAGGTTGATTGGCTTAGGATAACGATTTCAATGGCACTGACGTTCATATATGTCTGGCTTCTTCCGATGATTGGCTTCATTGCTATTTCAATTCCTTACCTGGCCCTTATGCTGCTCCTCCTTGGAGAAAAGCGTTGGTGGCTGCTAGGGATAATCTCTGTGGGGACTACTCTTAGTCTATATTACGCCTTCGGTGTTCTACTGAGTGTCTACCTGCCTTGA
- a CDS encoding tripartite tricarboxylate transporter substrate binding protein, producing the protein MKKVLLFSLVLVIAVSILASYPTRAVTLVIPWAAGGITDRVGRALAPYLEKQLGVSVIVLNQAGASGAIGTDFVYSKPADGYTLLLSAETPGVFRVMGTGKLGFDNFEGIIMNVEDMKVVVVPGNSQFQTMDELVAAIKENPGKIKMSYSGPGASGHIQGLLLKEVGLDVSMTPFGGGSPSMLATISGQVDFTFGNIGTVLDYLKTGDLRALAVYTKGERSPAIPDVPPIADAIPEMARYLPLTFPNCILVKEGTPPEIKQVILEAAQKAVQDPGWIEFTEASFYTRMHDVQGDAVIEYWNRWTSIVTWLLYDAGVAPNSPADFGIERF; encoded by the coding sequence GTGAAGAAAGTTCTTCTGTTTTCGCTAGTTCTTGTTATTGCAGTCTCGATTCTTGCATCATATCCAACAAGAGCCGTTACTTTAGTTATCCCGTGGGCGGCCGGCGGTATTACCGACAGAGTGGGAAGGGCATTGGCACCTTATCTTGAAAAGCAGCTTGGTGTTTCGGTGATTGTACTGAACCAGGCGGGCGCCTCTGGAGCTATTGGAACGGACTTTGTGTACTCGAAACCTGCCGATGGCTATACGCTTCTTTTGTCTGCCGAGACTCCAGGAGTCTTCAGGGTTATGGGTACCGGGAAACTGGGTTTCGACAACTTTGAAGGCATCATCATGAATGTTGAAGACATGAAAGTGGTTGTTGTACCGGGAAATTCACAGTTCCAGACCATGGATGAGCTTGTCGCGGCAATCAAGGAGAACCCCGGAAAGATCAAGATGTCCTACTCCGGTCCCGGTGCAAGCGGTCATATACAGGGACTACTTCTGAAAGAGGTAGGTCTTGATGTGTCGATGACACCATTTGGTGGAGGAAGTCCCTCGATGCTCGCAACAATAAGCGGTCAGGTTGATTTCACCTTTGGAAACATCGGTACGGTTCTAGATTACTTGAAAACCGGTGATCTGAGAGCCCTTGCAGTCTACACAAAGGGCGAGAGATCTCCTGCCATTCCAGATGTTCCTCCAATAGCGGACGCAATTCCCGAAATGGCGCGCTACCTGCCTTTGACATTCCCGAACTGCATTCTCGTAAAGGAAGGAACTCCGCCCGAGATCAAACAGGTTATTCTCGAAGCCGCGCAGAAGGCAGTTCAGGATCCCGGATGGATCGAATTCACCGAGGCGAGCTTCTACACCAGAATGCATGACGTTCAGGGCGATGCAGTAATCGAATACTGGAATCGCTGGACCTCGATCGTCACGTGGCTTCTATATGACGCCGGTGTAGCTCCCAATAGTCCTGCAGACTTCGGAATAGAAAGATTCTAA
- a CDS encoding MFS transporter, whose protein sequence is MNKNESVLSTSGSKLSIYALLVSAYFFSYFFRVSASVSLPIVSAEWGMSASLVGFISSLYFYAYAFMQPISGALNDRFGPLRIVSFGMLTSGIGALLFGFAANPVLLGTGRLLTGLGLAPMLSGVLVFQSHSFHRDKYSFFSGITYTLGNFGAVISVAPLAFALDRFGRRNVFILLAVLNFVLAASLIILRRRDPVTTAGNTTERSSFIDNLKDSFRKIFKSRRLKLMLILWGTSFGSLMALQGLWAVTWYQSAYGVSYGTASLWSTLISIGVMVGNFAGAYIARPARLRLTAIIVSCVSYGAAWIVFWLSMKSQLPIPVPGIVGFFLGFCAGVTYDHLTAGVNDLAMKGRGGSLFGGMNLFTFISVIIFQSGTGFLVQRFSSSGGAEAQIRAFNSTFGIVTLLVIISLVALPFLKSFSEQRGDVL, encoded by the coding sequence ATGAACAAAAACGAATCTGTTTTATCGACCTCTGGCAGCAAACTTTCGATATACGCTCTGCTTGTATCGGCGTATTTCTTTTCTTACTTCTTTAGAGTCTCGGCCTCTGTGAGCCTTCCAATAGTCTCGGCGGAATGGGGAATGAGCGCTTCCCTTGTGGGCTTCATATCCAGTCTGTATTTCTATGCGTATGCCTTCATGCAGCCCATCAGCGGAGCGCTGAACGACAGATTTGGCCCACTAAGAATTGTCTCCTTCGGTATGCTTACATCTGGAATTGGAGCTCTTCTCTTTGGCTTTGCCGCGAATCCTGTGTTGCTCGGCACGGGCAGGTTACTGACTGGACTGGGCCTCGCGCCGATGCTCTCCGGAGTTCTCGTCTTTCAGTCGCACTCATTTCACAGGGACAAGTACTCTTTTTTCTCCGGCATAACCTATACTCTCGGAAATTTCGGAGCGGTGATTTCCGTTGCCCCGCTCGCCTTTGCTCTCGATCGTTTCGGAAGAAGAAACGTTTTCATATTGCTTGCAGTTCTTAACTTTGTTCTTGCGGCCTCGCTGATAATTCTGAGGAGAAGAGACCCCGTGACAACTGCAGGCAACACGACTGAGAGAAGCAGTTTCATTGACAACTTGAAGGATTCGTTCAGAAAGATCTTCAAGTCGCGACGACTGAAGTTGATGTTGATACTGTGGGGGACTTCTTTTGGCTCTTTGATGGCTTTGCAGGGACTCTGGGCCGTTACATGGTACCAGTCGGCGTACGGTGTTTCGTACGGAACGGCCAGTCTTTGGTCTACGCTGATAAGCATCGGGGTAATGGTAGGTAATTTCGCTGGGGCATATATAGCAAGACCAGCAAGGCTGAGGCTGACTGCAATTATCGTCTCATGTGTATCTTACGGAGCAGCGTGGATTGTATTCTGGTTGTCTATGAAGAGCCAGTTGCCAATTCCCGTGCCTGGGATCGTTGGATTTTTCCTAGGTTTCTGTGCAGGCGTCACCTACGACCATCTTACTGCCGGAGTGAACGATCTGGCTATGAAAGGGCGAGGAGGCTCGCTCTTTGGAGGAATGAATCTCTTCACTTTCATATCGGTGATCATATTTCAGTCTGGAACGGGATTTCTAGTTCAGCGTTTCTCATCATCCGGTGGAGCTGAAGCGCAAATAAGGGCATTCAATTCGACTTTTGGGATAGTGACATTGCTGGTTATAATAAGTCTAGTAGCGCTACCTTTTCTGAAATCTTTTTCCGAGCAGAGAGGTGATGTACTGTAA
- a CDS encoding LacI family DNA-binding transcriptional regulator: MKQVADYAGLSAATVSRVINGSRPVREDLQTRVWEAVKKLNYRPNVAARFMKGQTTNTIGMLVPDVSHPFFSAMIAGAILKAQEIEHVIIISTADGKREIEKAAIDSLARTVVDGLIYCPVSTGDPLPEIESFKDLPIVVVGRRNVFESKPHVYTDNVKGGYLATRYLLRLDRKRVGFLAGFWSTPCTVDNIREVASSKEAGKYTTLDRYTGYRRALDEEGIEYDPSLVVLCGYSYEAGYEAARELLERMIEVDSVIAANDLVAAGVIAFFTDQGVNVPDQISVVGYDNNLIAPITIPTLTSVDQDPRTLGSESVVALSKILSGKKVSDTIIDVKLTIRNSTSVMHH, translated from the coding sequence ATAAAGCAGGTTGCTGATTACGCCGGTCTCTCGGCGGCAACGGTATCGAGGGTTATCAACGGTTCGAGACCAGTGAGAGAGGATCTTCAAACCAGGGTTTGGGAGGCCGTAAAGAAGCTCAACTACAGGCCCAACGTTGCCGCAAGATTCATGAAAGGCCAGACGACCAACACGATAGGAATGCTCGTGCCGGATGTTTCACACCCCTTTTTCAGTGCTATGATTGCCGGGGCGATCTTGAAGGCCCAGGAAATAGAGCACGTGATAATCATTTCGACTGCCGATGGAAAGAGAGAGATCGAAAAGGCTGCGATAGACAGCCTTGCAAGGACCGTCGTGGATGGCCTCATCTATTGTCCGGTCTCCACGGGAGACCCGCTTCCCGAAATAGAGAGTTTCAAAGATCTCCCGATAGTGGTTGTAGGAAGAAGAAATGTCTTTGAATCGAAGCCCCACGTCTATACCGACAACGTGAAAGGTGGCTATCTTGCCACTCGTTACCTCTTGAGACTCGACAGAAAGAGAGTAGGATTTCTCGCTGGCTTCTGGTCAACCCCCTGTACTGTAGACAATATAAGAGAAGTGGCTTCCAGCAAAGAGGCTGGCAAATACACTACCCTCGACAGATATACGGGATACAGGAGGGCGCTTGATGAAGAGGGCATAGAATACGATCCTTCTCTCGTAGTGTTGTGCGGATACAGTTACGAGGCAGGTTATGAAGCGGCAAGAGAGTTGCTGGAGAGAATGATCGAGGTCGATTCGGTCATCGCCGCGAACGACCTGGTTGCTGCCGGGGTGATAGCCTTCTTCACGGATCAGGGCGTGAATGTTCCCGATCAGATCTCGGTGGTAGGCTACGACAACAACCTGATTGCTCCTATAACGATTCCCACTCTCACATCTGTCGACCAGGATCCCAGAACCCTGGGGTCGGAATCGGTCGTTGCTCTATCGAAGATACTGTCCGGAAAGAAAGTCTCTGACACTATTATCGATGTCAAGCTTACGATAAGAAACTCCACAAGTGTAATGCATCACTGA
- a CDS encoding thioredoxin-like domain-containing protein, with amino-acid sequence MYGRAVEFPSSGSWINVERPLTLEDLKGYVVLFDFWTYCCINCIHVIPDLKWLEEKYNDSPFLVIGVHSAKFENEREERSIRAAVERYEIEHPVLIDNEYYLWDRYVVRAWPSYVLIGPDGKILSKTSGEGKRDYLSNEISKALESGKMRGILSNERIPLTPKAYKRDSTLSFPGKIAFGDSKTMFISDSNNDRILLTELISPFEAKIVDQIGGWSSGFGDGTFEEARLDKPQGMVYSEGVLYIADTENHAIRKADLIERNLRTISGDGLQGFSWHFSGEASKARLNSPWDLQSDGRYLYIAMAGMHQIWRLDLKENTIRSFAGSGAENIVDGSLSDANFAQPSGIYLDGRSLYVADSEVSGIRYVDLGAEKVHTVAGSGLFSFGHIDGILQRALFQHPLGIHGNGRFLYIADTYNHAIRKIDLGIRRVETIIKNLGEGTCTLDGEKCSTLGLFEPNDVKYNSGLLYIADTNNHLIRVFDGKELVELVIG; translated from the coding sequence TTGTATGGAAGAGCTGTAGAGTTTCCATCTTCTGGAAGCTGGATAAATGTAGAGCGACCTCTGACTCTAGAGGATCTCAAAGGGTATGTTGTGCTGTTTGATTTCTGGACATACTGCTGCATAAACTGTATTCATGTGATCCCGGACCTCAAGTGGCTGGAAGAGAAGTACAATGACAGTCCTTTTCTTGTTATCGGCGTCCACTCAGCGAAGTTTGAGAATGAACGTGAAGAGAGGAGTATTAGAGCCGCTGTCGAGCGTTATGAAATAGAGCATCCAGTTCTTATCGACAACGAGTATTACCTTTGGGACAGGTATGTGGTTCGCGCCTGGCCGTCCTACGTCTTGATCGGACCCGACGGAAAGATTTTGTCAAAAACCTCGGGCGAGGGCAAGCGAGATTACCTCTCAAATGAGATTTCCAAAGCTCTCGAGAGTGGGAAGATGAGAGGGATTTTGAGCAACGAGAGAATTCCGCTCACGCCAAAGGCGTACAAGAGAGATTCGACACTTTCATTTCCGGGGAAGATTGCTTTTGGGGATTCAAAAACGATGTTTATTAGCGATTCTAACAACGATCGGATACTCCTAACGGAGCTTATCTCTCCTTTCGAAGCAAAGATAGTCGATCAGATCGGAGGCTGGAGTAGCGGCTTCGGAGATGGGACTTTCGAAGAAGCGCGCCTTGACAAGCCTCAGGGCATGGTCTATTCAGAGGGTGTACTCTACATAGCCGATACAGAGAACCATGCAATAAGAAAAGCCGATCTAATAGAAAGAAATCTAAGGACGATCTCGGGAGACGGTCTTCAGGGATTTAGCTGGCATTTCAGCGGTGAAGCATCTAAGGCGCGGCTTAACTCCCCATGGGATCTCCAATCAGACGGAAGGTACCTCTATATAGCAATGGCCGGAATGCACCAGATCTGGAGACTTGATTTGAAGGAGAACACAATTCGTTCATTCGCAGGCAGTGGGGCCGAGAATATCGTAGACGGTTCGCTGAGTGATGCTAATTTTGCGCAGCCCAGCGGAATATACCTGGATGGCAGGAGTCTTTATGTTGCCGACTCGGAAGTTTCAGGGATAAGGTATGTTGATCTCGGAGCGGAAAAGGTTCACACGGTTGCCGGGAGCGGACTCTTCTCATTCGGTCATATCGACGGGATCCTCCAAAGGGCCTTGTTCCAGCATCCGCTGGGCATTCACGGCAATGGTAGATTTCTGTACATTGCCGACACCTACAATCACGCGATAAGAAAGATTGATCTGGGAATCAGGCGTGTCGAGACGATAATCAAGAATCTAGGAGAGGGAACCTGCACACTGGATGGAGAAAAGTGCTCTACTCTCGGTCTTTTCGAACCGAACGATGTCAAATACAATAGCGGGCTGTTGTACATAGCCGACACGAATAATCACTTGATACGAGTTTTCGACGGGAAGGAACTGGTCGAGTTAGTTATTGGTTGA